A window of the Syntrophothermus lipocalidus DSM 12680 genome harbors these coding sequences:
- a CDS encoding MgtC/SapB family protein encodes MDIMEIFGLFFLQMLMCVVIGTGMGAMTKSRTKSTGPRTMILITIGAALVTIVSAEFFKGLGNPWFADPGRIAAQVVSALGFMGTGLIWITDSREMKRLWTAAAVWVSAILGMLIGMGRLLLSGAVLIMVIAVVFGSDYYVHYRDNSSR; translated from the coding sequence ATGGATATTATGGAGATTTTTGGGCTCTTTTTCCTCCAGATGCTGATGTGTGTAGTAATCGGTACGGGCATGGGGGCTATGACCAAGTCGCGAACCAAAAGCACTGGGCCCCGTACCATGATACTGATTACTATCGGCGCTGCCCTGGTGACTATCGTTTCGGCGGAATTTTTCAAAGGATTAGGAAACCCCTGGTTTGCAGATCCAGGCCGTATAGCGGCTCAAGTGGTATCGGCCTTGGGGTTTATGGGTACGGGTTTGATCTGGATTACTGACAGCCGAGAAATGAAACGGCTGTGGACAGCAGCTGCGGTGTGGGTCAGCGCAATCCTAGGTATGTTAATAGGTATGGGGCGTCTATTGCTTTCAGGTGCGGTTTTGATCATGGTCATCGCCGTGGTATTCGGTTCAGACTATTATGTTCATTACAGAGATAATTCTAGCCGTTGA
- a CDS encoding GerAB/ArcD/ProY family transporter produces METGRISERQLAWLMTTALLATVIYFVPQIAARSVEQDAWLTAAIATVWGIINVLVIMALGRLFPGLTLLEYIPLIIGKPMGKLLGALYAVWFLLIGAFVLRELGMLLNIAVMPETPTAVFTVTGIALVFYAVRSGLEVWTRVNEVLLPIILLAIIAVIVLPVPSMDFRRLLPIADHPIGALLASSFVSASWRGEVFMASMFLPALSGLQRSTRNLVLVVVLVGLILAAIEVAAVATFGGVQTGQLELPVFSLARMINLGKVLDRVEVLIVFTWILGNFVKLCIFMYCFVLGTSQLVGCKQYQFLLFPAAVLFVALADNELQSVAEFTDFLTNVWAAYALLSFELVIPLFLYVVACLRLRSKRRAT; encoded by the coding sequence ATGGAGACCGGCAGGATTTCTGAACGGCAGCTGGCTTGGCTGATGACGACTGCTTTGCTGGCAACGGTCATATACTTCGTGCCGCAAATCGCAGCCCGGTCCGTGGAGCAGGATGCCTGGCTCACGGCTGCAATCGCAACCGTTTGGGGCATTATCAACGTGCTGGTCATCATGGCTCTGGGCCGCCTTTTCCCCGGATTAACCCTGCTCGAGTATATTCCGTTGATCATAGGGAAACCGATGGGAAAGCTCTTGGGCGCTCTATACGCGGTTTGGTTTTTGCTGATTGGGGCTTTTGTTTTGCGGGAACTGGGAATGCTTTTGAACATAGCGGTTATGCCCGAGACCCCGACTGCTGTGTTTACAGTGACGGGAATCGCTTTGGTCTTTTACGCCGTACGTAGCGGATTAGAGGTCTGGACTCGGGTAAACGAGGTGCTCTTGCCGATAATCCTCCTTGCCATTATTGCCGTTATCGTACTTCCTGTCCCCAGTATGGATTTTAGGCGCCTGCTGCCCATAGCTGATCACCCTATAGGGGCTTTGCTTGCATCGTCTTTCGTTTCTGCTTCCTGGCGAGGAGAAGTCTTTATGGCATCTATGTTTTTGCCGGCCTTGAGCGGCTTACAGCGTTCTACCCGTAACCTGGTGCTGGTTGTTGTCCTGGTGGGGCTTATCTTAGCGGCTATAGAAGTTGCAGCAGTAGCTACTTTCGGCGGGGTCCAAACCGGACAGTTGGAGCTCCCGGTTTTCTCGCTAGCCAGAATGATCAACTTGGGCAAAGTCTTGGATCGGGTGGAGGTACTGATCGTGTTTACCTGGATTTTAGGGAACTTCGTCAAGTTATGTATTTTCATGTACTGTTTCGTTTTGGGCACATCGCAGCTGGTGGGATGCAAGCAATACCAGTTCCTGCTGTTTCCGGCTGCCGTTTTGTTTGTGGCCCTGGCGGACAACGAGCTACAAAGCGTGGCCGAGTTTACCGATTTTTTGACCAATGTCTGGGCAGCCTATGCACTGCTGTCTTTCGAGTTGGTGATTCCTCTCTTTTTGTATGTGGTAGCCTGTTTGCGTTTGCGGTCTAAACGGAGGGCAACATGA
- a CDS encoding acyl-CoA thioesterase yields the protein MYHETVLTVRYVETDKFGIAHHSNHIIWFEVARTSLLRDIGLPYSRMESEGVSCPLLETRCHYRHPARFEDTLVVRTVITEMSPVKIRFAYEIVEAEHGYSIASGETLHAFVDGATGRPIRLNRFRPEMWGLLTKRSRPYFTSTGGQ from the coding sequence ATGTATCACGAAACTGTTCTGACCGTTAGGTACGTTGAGACCGATAAGTTCGGCATCGCCCACCATTCAAATCACATAATCTGGTTCGAAGTAGCCCGAACCTCCTTATTGAGAGACATAGGCCTTCCGTATAGCCGGATGGAGTCTGAGGGTGTCTCGTGCCCTTTATTGGAAACCCGCTGTCATTATCGCCACCCTGCTCGGTTTGAGGATACCTTGGTGGTAAGAACTGTGATTACGGAGATGAGTCCCGTAAAGATAAGGTTTGCCTATGAGATAGTTGAAGCCGAACACGGATACTCGATTGCATCCGGTGAAACCTTGCATGCTTTTGTAGATGGCGCGACGGGCAGACCTATTCGTCTCAACCGTTTCCGACCTGAGATGTGGGGATTGCTAACTAAACGGAGCCGTCCCTATTTTACCAGTACCGGGGGCCAGTAA
- a CDS encoding dipeptidase gives MEIVDCHCDVLSKIWENNESLYSNRGQFDIKRARQSGVIVQFCSLFAPGTADSSLRAVLNQMDKFYVELNLHSDSVYLLSSFGDFMAHRDGQHIGIILHLEGGEALGQDPGLLRVFYRLGLRSIGLTWNHRNLLADGVLDDASGGGLSRVGREVVRLAEELGIVIDLAHISSRAYFNVLEMVSRPVIVSHANARRLCDHPRNLTDEQLISLAQHGGIVGCTLVPDFIKPAGTGHDLNDFVDHIVYISELIGVDHVGLGSDFDGVDEPVLKDVGEWGKLQAALEGRGFSAAEVEKILQSNALGFIEQVLL, from the coding sequence TTGGAAATCGTTGATTGTCACTGCGACGTATTGTCAAAGATATGGGAGAACAACGAGAGTTTATATTCGAATCGAGGCCAGTTTGATATCAAAAGAGCCCGGCAATCTGGGGTAATAGTCCAGTTCTGTTCTCTTTTTGCACCGGGGACGGCCGACAGCAGTCTTAGAGCAGTGCTTAACCAGATGGACAAATTCTATGTGGAACTAAATCTTCATTCAGATTCAGTATACTTGCTCAGTTCATTTGGCGATTTCATGGCTCATCGCGACGGGCAGCATATCGGCATAATTCTCCATTTGGAAGGTGGAGAAGCTCTGGGACAGGACCCGGGCTTGTTACGCGTGTTTTACCGTCTGGGCCTGAGGAGCATCGGTTTGACCTGGAACCACCGTAACCTTTTGGCTGATGGGGTGCTGGACGATGCCAGTGGCGGGGGCCTGAGCAGAGTGGGAAGAGAGGTGGTTCGGCTGGCCGAAGAGCTGGGAATCGTAATAGATCTTGCCCACATATCGTCCCGGGCTTATTTCAACGTGTTGGAAATGGTATCGAGGCCGGTTATAGTCAGCCATGCCAACGCGCGGCGTCTGTGTGATCATCCCCGTAACCTCACCGACGAACAGCTAATCAGCCTAGCTCAACACGGGGGAATAGTAGGATGCACTTTGGTGCCTGATTTCATAAAACCGGCGGGAACCGGGCATGACCTGAATGACTTTGTTGACCACATAGTTTACATCAGTGAATTGATCGGGGTAGACCATGTAGGCCTCGGTTCTGACTTCGATGGGGTGGATGAACCGGTATTGAAAGACGTGGGAGAGTGGGGCAAACTCCAAGCCGCTTTAGAGGGAAGAGGATTTTCTGCGGCTGAAGTTGAAAAAATACTACAAAGTAACGCTCTAGGTTTCATAGAACAGGTGTTGCTCTGA
- a CDS encoding Ger(x)C family spore germination protein yields MRRHVSVVLAVCLLLTGGCWDRREINELALVVAVAADVVREKGQEEVMLTLQIANPVALLPGQGGGGGGSAAKAFWTITGKGQSVRDASVAMLNKIPKKLFYGQARVYVIGEDAAKSGIARFLDRPLRDRSTRRNMYLAIARGSAKQVMEVEMPTFRATGIAISNIFDLEGGHEAILPVTLNDFVYWLSTGSTCPVAPAVLVMPQTSVSSEDLKVPGKTPKAIEVSGLAVFDNKQGRLLGFFNEKETAGLMWVLGKVKEREITVPCSGGTGKQAVVLTVVKSESRIVVDRDSAGSPVFFVKIRTLCNLAENFGSREEAMMPSDLQELEVCANSCIKQEIMSALHRARVWKADVFGFGEELRRQDPDQWRKLAASWGEMFPGIRVEVETKTTLRQRGLSIEAPGARKGER; encoded by the coding sequence ATGAGAAGACACGTATCTGTCGTCCTGGCAGTGTGCTTGCTGTTAACCGGTGGTTGCTGGGACCGAAGGGAGATCAATGAATTAGCTTTGGTAGTCGCGGTGGCAGCGGACGTGGTTAGAGAAAAAGGTCAAGAGGAGGTCATGCTCACTTTACAGATAGCCAACCCTGTGGCTCTGCTTCCCGGACAGGGAGGTGGAGGTGGGGGATCTGCGGCCAAAGCCTTTTGGACAATAACGGGAAAAGGTCAATCGGTTCGCGATGCATCAGTTGCCATGTTGAACAAAATACCGAAAAAACTGTTTTACGGGCAGGCCCGGGTCTATGTCATCGGAGAAGATGCGGCTAAGAGCGGTATTGCCCGTTTCTTGGACCGGCCTCTAAGAGACAGGTCAACCCGGCGCAACATGTACCTGGCAATTGCCAGAGGCTCGGCTAAACAAGTGATGGAGGTTGAAATGCCGACTTTCAGGGCTACCGGCATTGCCATAAGCAACATTTTCGACTTAGAAGGAGGGCATGAAGCAATCCTGCCTGTAACCCTGAACGATTTTGTGTACTGGCTAAGCACCGGCTCCACTTGTCCTGTGGCGCCGGCAGTGTTGGTTATGCCTCAAACCAGCGTGAGCTCCGAGGACCTAAAGGTCCCGGGCAAGACTCCCAAAGCCATAGAAGTATCGGGCCTGGCGGTCTTTGATAATAAACAAGGGCGGTTACTGGGATTTTTCAATGAAAAAGAAACTGCAGGCTTGATGTGGGTATTGGGCAAAGTAAAGGAAAGGGAAATAACCGTTCCTTGTTCAGGAGGGACAGGTAAGCAGGCTGTTGTGTTGACAGTTGTGAAAAGCGAGAGCCGGATTGTGGTTGACAGAGATTCAGCAGGTTCGCCGGTGTTTTTCGTGAAGATCAGGACTCTCTGCAATTTAGCAGAAAACTTTGGAAGCCGAGAGGAAGCTATGATGCCTTCGGATCTTCAAGAATTAGAGGTTTGCGCCAACAGCTGCATAAAGCAGGAAATCATGTCAGCCCTGCATCGGGCCCGGGTTTGGAAAGCAGATGTCTTTGGATTCGGGGAAGAATTAAGAAGGCAAGACCCGGACCAGTGGAGAAAACTTGCCGCTTCCTGGGGGGAGATGTTTCCGGGGATCAGGGTAGAAGTTGAAACCAAGACCACGCTACGGCAGCGCGGGCTGTCTATAGAAGCTCCGGGCGCCCGTAAGGGGGAACGTTGA
- the guaB gene encoding IMP dehydrogenase, whose amino-acid sequence MMDRFVKEGLTFDDVLLVPGPSEVLPRDVDVSTRLTRVLKLNIPIMSAGMDTVTDARMAIAVAREGGIGVIHKNMSIEAQAKAVDRVKRSEHGVISDPFSLSPRDKVRDAIRIMEEYHISGVPITEGTHLIGIITNRDIRFEDDWDQEIGEVMTKENLITAPVGTTLHEAREILRRHKVEKLPLVDEDFNLKGLITIKDIEKARKYPNSAKDARGRLLAGAAVGVSADTMERVEALYKAGVDLIVVDTAHGHSRGVIETVKAIKRDWPELQVMAGNVATAEGTEDLIKAGADAVKVGIGPGSICTTRIVAGIGVPQITAVYDCSQVARRYDIPIVADGGIKYSGDITKALAAGADVVMLGNLLAGTEESPGEVIILQGRSYKVYRGMGSLGAMVQGSSDRYFQENEPKLVPEGIEGRVPYKGPVSETIFQLVGGLKAGMGYCGVRNIEELKTKARFIRITNAGLVESHPHDVIITQEAPNYKV is encoded by the coding sequence ATGATGGATAGGTTTGTGAAAGAAGGACTCACTTTCGACGACGTTCTCCTGGTGCCGGGGCCTTCCGAGGTTTTGCCGAGAGACGTAGATGTTTCTACGCGCCTGACCCGAGTCCTCAAACTGAATATTCCCATCATGAGTGCGGGCATGGACACAGTTACCGATGCCAGAATGGCAATCGCTGTTGCGCGCGAGGGCGGCATAGGTGTTATTCATAAGAACATGTCGATCGAAGCACAGGCCAAAGCGGTGGACCGCGTCAAGAGATCTGAACACGGCGTCATAAGCGACCCTTTCTCCTTAAGCCCCCGGGATAAGGTCCGGGATGCCATCCGCATCATGGAAGAGTACCATATTTCCGGGGTGCCGATAACCGAAGGGACGCACCTGATCGGGATAATCACGAACCGGGACATAAGGTTCGAAGATGACTGGGACCAGGAGATAGGTGAGGTGATGACCAAAGAAAACCTGATTACCGCTCCGGTCGGCACGACCCTGCACGAAGCCCGCGAGATACTGCGAAGGCATAAGGTGGAAAAACTCCCATTGGTCGACGAAGACTTCAATCTCAAGGGATTGATCACGATCAAAGACATCGAGAAAGCCCGCAAGTACCCGAATTCTGCTAAGGATGCGCGAGGAAGGCTCTTAGCCGGGGCAGCGGTGGGAGTGAGCGCCGATACCATGGAAAGGGTTGAGGCCTTGTACAAAGCCGGTGTGGACCTGATAGTGGTGGATACCGCCCATGGTCACTCTCGTGGGGTCATCGAGACGGTAAAGGCCATCAAGCGAGATTGGCCTGAACTTCAGGTCATGGCCGGTAATGTAGCCACAGCCGAGGGAACCGAGGACCTGATTAAGGCCGGTGCTGATGCGGTTAAGGTCGGGATAGGGCCGGGATCAATCTGCACCACCAGAATCGTAGCCGGTATCGGTGTGCCGCAGATTACGGCTGTATACGATTGTTCTCAGGTGGCACGGCGCTACGACATACCCATTGTAGCCGATGGTGGCATCAAGTATTCGGGGGATATTACCAAGGCATTAGCTGCCGGTGCAGATGTAGTGATGCTGGGCAACCTTTTGGCAGGCACTGAGGAAAGCCCCGGTGAAGTTATAATCCTGCAAGGGAGAAGCTACAAGGTATACCGGGGTATGGGATCCTTAGGGGCCATGGTTCAAGGGAGTAGCGACCGCTACTTCCAGGAAAACGAACCCAAGCTCGTACCCGAGGGAATTGAGGGACGGGTACCCTACAAGGGACCGGTTTCGGAAACTATATTCCAGCTGGTAGGTGGATTGAAGGCAGGCATGGGCTACTGCGGGGTTAGGAATATCGAAGAACTCAAAACGAAGGCGCGTTTCATCCGTATTACCAATGCCGGGTTGGTGGAAAGCCATCCCCATGATGTCATAATCACGCAAGAGGCCCCGAATTATAAAGTGTAG
- a CDS encoding methyl-accepting chemotaxis protein produces MTGVGIVGGGKGGTSILRAFFGIEAFKVVGVCDVNPNAPALQLAREQRVPVYTDMEALLKQPGLDVVIEATGSDKVRQMIYEKKSDACAVIDSNIANLLMTLTEAHEEIVRRANSKKEAFKTSAPFLTQTYEGGVVYFTTDLERYDFVMAKDLDIPGVKVGERLLQGGYVQQCISTGRQAKGVVDPKVYGIALKIWVNPLFADDGSDRVVGTYGVMIPKVHPVAKAFDIFAPIVIQSNVEGAQVMMTDLEKITHSMASDRFSIKEMTVGTPIREGDAGWKVIKARSTVVDEIATKRYGNFRIIGIPLFDEETDELIGTFGIATPRMLAHNLREMAANLKTNVQEIASVMEEIAASASEINVNESNLAETIKDVQGISGQINEILNFIRSVADQTKMLGLNAAIEAARAGEHGRGFGVVAEEIRKLSDQSKETAEQIRKLTREIEDKVAKAGEASVNSVRQSQEQAAATEEVTASVMEMASMAEKLTEMAKSL; encoded by the coding sequence ATGACGGGTGTGGGCATAGTCGGAGGAGGCAAAGGCGGTACCTCGATTCTTAGGGCGTTTTTCGGTATTGAGGCATTCAAGGTGGTCGGGGTGTGTGACGTTAATCCTAATGCTCCAGCTCTGCAACTGGCCCGGGAGCAACGAGTTCCAGTTTACACCGATATGGAAGCGCTTTTGAAACAACCCGGGCTTGATGTTGTGATCGAAGCAACTGGTAGCGATAAAGTGCGGCAAATGATATACGAGAAAAAGAGCGACGCCTGTGCAGTAATCGATTCCAATATCGCCAATCTTTTGATGACCTTGACCGAAGCGCATGAGGAAATAGTCAGAAGGGCCAACAGTAAGAAGGAAGCTTTCAAAACTTCAGCTCCATTCTTAACCCAGACTTACGAAGGCGGCGTCGTTTATTTTACTACGGATTTGGAGCGTTATGACTTCGTCATGGCTAAGGACCTGGATATCCCAGGGGTCAAGGTTGGCGAGAGGCTTTTGCAGGGAGGGTACGTTCAACAGTGTATAAGCACCGGTAGGCAGGCGAAAGGGGTCGTAGACCCCAAGGTGTATGGGATAGCCTTGAAGATATGGGTCAACCCGCTGTTTGCCGATGACGGGTCAGACCGGGTAGTGGGTACATACGGGGTTATGATACCTAAGGTACACCCCGTAGCCAAAGCTTTCGATATTTTCGCGCCCATCGTTATCCAATCCAACGTCGAAGGTGCTCAGGTAATGATGACTGACCTGGAAAAGATCACTCACAGCATGGCAAGCGACAGGTTCAGCATCAAAGAGATGACCGTCGGGACTCCTATCAGAGAAGGAGATGCCGGATGGAAGGTAATAAAGGCGAGATCCACGGTAGTGGACGAAATCGCAACCAAACGTTATGGCAACTTCAGGATAATAGGTATTCCTTTGTTCGATGAAGAAACCGACGAATTGATTGGGACCTTCGGCATAGCCACGCCCCGGATGCTGGCCCATAACCTCAGGGAAATGGCGGCTAATCTGAAGACCAATGTTCAAGAAATCGCCAGCGTGATGGAAGAAATAGCGGCATCGGCCAGTGAGATAAACGTCAACGAAAGCAATCTGGCGGAGACGATAAAAGATGTGCAGGGCATTTCAGGACAGATCAACGAGATATTGAACTTTATCCGTAGCGTAGCCGACCAGACCAAGATGTTGGGATTGAACGCTGCCATAGAGGCAGCCCGGGCCGGAGAGCACGGGCGCGGCTTCGGGGTAGTGGCAGAAGAGATACGAAAGCTGTCCGACCAGTCGAAAGAGACGGCGGAACAGATCCGGAAGTTGACCCGGGAAATCGAGGACAAGGTAGCAAAAGCCGGAGAAGCCTCGGTAAACAGCGTCAGACAGAGCCAGGAACAAGCGGCAGCTACCGAGGAGGTCACGGCTTCGGTCATGGAAATGGCGAGTATGGCGGAGAAACTGACTGAGATGGCTAAGTCTTTGTAA
- a CDS encoding spore germination protein, producing MPLPHDFEEISSSLKENEERLRHEFANTTDIVFRQFYVAGIGCLAVWVDGLINNRVSHDIFRSLMLDVPRDEVRKVAPRELVDWLNQHCLPFYSTSRVIDMVELKRWVLMGKMVMLIDGCPVGLMLDAELPPLRGMTEPVLESVVAGPRDSFLEPLRINTALIRSRLGDVRLKSENFILGRRSNTLVTLMYVEDLARPSVIDEVRERIKRVDIDGILDSSVLKEIIQDRPYTLFPLIKTSERPDKVAADLLEGRFAIIVDGSPQVLTAPTLFQEFLQTAEDYYMNPVATWLIRMLRYLALLVASSLPGFYVAITTFHQEMIPIPLVFSIAGARELVPFPAFVEALVMLVTFELLWEAGVRLPRVVGAAVNIVGALILGQAAVQAGLVSQALVIVIAGAAICNFALGSGYELASGIRLVRLVVLLAGAVLGLYGIALCFLAFFIHMVGLRSFGVPYMAPWAPLRLREMKDAVYRAPWWDIKARPELIAGEDLTRSQTPPPQAPKPNPRTSP from the coding sequence GTGCCGCTCCCGCACGACTTTGAAGAGATCAGCTCAAGCTTAAAAGAGAACGAGGAGCGCCTGCGGCACGAGTTTGCCAATACAACGGATATAGTTTTCCGCCAGTTTTACGTAGCGGGCATAGGCTGCCTGGCAGTTTGGGTGGACGGACTGATAAATAATCGTGTCAGTCACGATATTTTTCGCTCCCTAATGCTGGACGTGCCGCGGGATGAAGTACGTAAAGTTGCGCCCCGGGAGCTAGTAGACTGGCTCAACCAGCATTGTCTCCCCTTTTATTCAACTTCCCGGGTAATCGATATGGTAGAACTCAAGAGATGGGTTCTGATGGGCAAAATGGTGATGTTGATTGATGGATGCCCGGTGGGACTCATGCTGGATGCCGAGTTGCCTCCTTTGCGAGGCATGACGGAGCCGGTTTTGGAGTCGGTGGTCGCCGGACCGCGGGACAGTTTTCTTGAACCGTTAAGGATCAACACGGCCTTGATCAGATCCCGGCTGGGAGATGTGCGGCTCAAGTCGGAAAACTTCATTCTAGGCCGGAGATCTAACACCCTAGTAACCCTCATGTACGTGGAGGACCTGGCCAGGCCATCGGTCATAGACGAGGTACGGGAGAGAATCAAGAGGGTGGATATCGACGGGATACTCGATAGCTCGGTCTTGAAGGAAATAATCCAGGACCGCCCCTACACCTTGTTCCCTTTAATAAAGACCAGCGAGCGCCCTGACAAAGTAGCAGCCGACTTACTGGAAGGCAGGTTTGCCATCATCGTCGACGGCAGCCCTCAAGTCCTGACTGCACCTACTTTGTTTCAAGAATTCCTGCAGACTGCGGAAGACTACTACATGAATCCTGTGGCCACTTGGCTCATTCGCATGCTGCGTTACCTAGCTCTGTTGGTAGCCAGCTCTCTCCCCGGCTTCTATGTGGCTATTACAACCTTCCACCAGGAAATGATACCTATACCTCTGGTTTTTTCGATAGCAGGGGCCCGGGAACTGGTGCCTTTTCCCGCTTTCGTAGAAGCTCTGGTTATGCTCGTTACCTTCGAACTTTTATGGGAAGCAGGTGTGCGCCTACCCCGGGTAGTGGGCGCAGCGGTGAACATAGTAGGGGCTTTAATACTGGGACAGGCCGCAGTGCAGGCCGGTTTGGTTTCGCAGGCCCTGGTCATAGTCATAGCCGGGGCTGCCATATGTAACTTCGCATTGGGTTCAGGCTATGAACTGGCATCCGGGATCAGGTTGGTCCGGTTGGTCGTGCTGTTGGCGGGAGCGGTACTGGGACTGTACGGCATTGCTTTGTGCTTTCTGGCGTTCTTTATCCACATGGTCGGGCTGAGGTCATTTGGGGTACCTTACATGGCACCCTGGGCTCCCCTAAGGTTGCGGGAAATGAAAGACGCTGTCTACCGCGCTCCCTGGTGGGACATTAAGGCCCGTCCTGAACTAATCGCAGGGGAAGATCTCACTAGGTCCCAAACCCCGCCTCCTCAGGCGCCTAAACCTAACCCCAGGACTTCTCCATAG
- a CDS encoding PHP domain-containing protein, whose translation MQGIESLVEGEQKIVLDLHVHSTASDGLLTPPELVEEAVAAGLEGMALTDHDTVAGVEAAWAYARARHSSFWFIPGIEMNTDVGPHEVHVLGYFIDPRYEPLLNRLEEIRQARFQRNLKMVAKLNAMGYKISVERVSELAQGGLIGRPHIAQALMEKGYVFSIREAFEKLIGQGKPAYVPRYKFLPEEAVQLIKGAGGVPVLAHPGLIQNDDLVERLLTLGMEGIEVYYPEHSEKDIERYLEMARKGGLLITGGSDYHGTPEEYRGKLGCCGVSRSAAKSIKEKALKSKTNENMEIEVDDKKESYQKQRIDQFNTRSLE comes from the coding sequence TTGCAAGGAATAGAGTCTTTGGTTGAAGGGGAACAGAAGATAGTGTTGGACCTGCACGTACACAGTACCGCCTCAGACGGGTTATTGACACCGCCGGAACTGGTAGAAGAAGCTGTTGCCGCCGGTTTAGAAGGCATGGCCTTAACCGACCACGATACAGTGGCAGGCGTGGAAGCGGCGTGGGCATATGCCCGGGCGCGACATTCCTCCTTCTGGTTCATACCTGGCATCGAGATGAATACCGACGTGGGACCGCATGAGGTGCACGTTTTGGGTTACTTCATTGATCCCCGTTATGAGCCGCTTTTGAACCGCCTGGAAGAGATAAGACAAGCCCGCTTCCAACGGAACCTGAAGATGGTAGCGAAGCTGAATGCGATGGGCTACAAGATTTCGGTGGAAAGGGTATCAGAATTAGCCCAAGGGGGACTCATTGGAAGGCCTCATATTGCCCAAGCCTTGATGGAAAAAGGATACGTGTTTTCAATCAGGGAAGCTTTTGAAAAACTCATCGGGCAGGGAAAGCCAGCCTACGTACCCCGTTACAAGTTCTTACCTGAGGAGGCAGTTCAGCTTATTAAGGGAGCAGGAGGGGTACCGGTTCTGGCTCATCCCGGTCTCATCCAGAATGACGACTTGGTTGAACGGTTGCTGACTTTGGGCATGGAGGGCATCGAGGTATATTACCCGGAACACAGCGAGAAGGACATCGAGCGGTACTTGGAAATGGCCCGAAAAGGAGGTTTGTTGATAACGGGCGGATCTGACTATCATGGAACGCCGGAGGAGTACCGGGGGAAACTAGGTTGCTGTGGCGTATCCCGCTCAGCAGCGAAAAGTATTAAAGAAAAGGCCCTGAAATCGAAAACGAACGAAAATATGGAAATCGAGGTTGATGACAAGAAGGAGTCTTACCAAAAACAGCGAATAGACCAATTTAACACGCGAAGTTTAGAATAA
- a CDS encoding C40 family peptidase produces the protein MKKWFLGMIIAFCLTLTWGPVVLASQYYVVKSGDSLWGIAKKYGTSVDKLIALNNLKSERLQIGDKLRLPSATSEISSASTRNPVSRGSNRSISTKEYVVQKGDSLWSIARRCGTTVQELMRLNGLQSDKLKPGDKLVVTANVAATTSPVVAKTAVQQPPARGSEAGVALARNIVNTAMQYLGTPYRYGGTTAAGFDCSGFVMYVFGQNGVSLPHSSIAQANLGVAVDRAELAPADLLFFTTGGSSRINHVGIYIGDGKFVHASTNKGITITSLSDDTYASDYVGARRVLP, from the coding sequence ATGAAGAAGTGGTTTTTGGGGATGATTATTGCTTTTTGTCTGACTCTTACGTGGGGACCGGTGGTTCTTGCTAGCCAGTATTACGTGGTTAAATCGGGAGATTCCCTGTGGGGAATAGCCAAGAAGTATGGGACTTCGGTTGATAAACTGATTGCTTTGAACAATCTGAAGTCAGAACGGTTACAAATCGGGGACAAGCTACGATTACCGTCAGCAACGAGTGAAATTTCCAGTGCAAGCACACGCAATCCGGTTAGTCGAGGAAGCAATAGGAGTATCTCTACTAAGGAATATGTGGTGCAGAAAGGAGACTCGCTCTGGTCCATCGCCCGCCGTTGCGGGACGACGGTTCAGGAACTGATGAGACTGAACGGGTTACAGTCGGACAAGTTGAAACCGGGAGATAAGCTGGTGGTTACCGCTAATGTGGCCGCTACTACTTCACCCGTTGTTGCCAAAACCGCAGTACAACAGCCTCCGGCCCGGGGGTCTGAAGCGGGGGTGGCTTTAGCCCGTAATATCGTAAATACGGCTATGCAGTACCTGGGAACACCTTACCGTTATGGAGGAACTACGGCGGCTGGCTTTGATTGCTCGGGGTTCGTAATGTATGTCTTCGGACAAAACGGCGTAAGCTTGCCTCACAGTTCAATAGCCCAGGCTAACCTCGGAGTTGCGGTAGACAGGGCCGAGCTTGCTCCTGCAGACCTGTTGTTCTTTACGACCGGGGGATCTAGCCGCATCAATCACGTGGGGATTTATATAGGGGACGGCAAGTTCGTTCATGCCAGTACCAACAAGGGCATAACTATTACCAGCCTCAGCGATGACACCTACGCTTCTGACTATGTGGGAGCCAGGAGGGTGTTACCTTGA
- a CDS encoding stage V sporulation protein S, which yields MEVLKVSAKSSPNSVAGALAGVLREKGAAEIQAIGAGAINQAVKAIAIARGFVAPSGMDLICIPAFTDIIIDGEERTAIKLIVEPR from the coding sequence ATGGAGGTATTAAAGGTTTCAGCTAAATCAAGCCCAAATTCTGTGGCAGGAGCGTTGGCTGGGGTTTTGAGGGAAAAGGGCGCAGCAGAGATCCAAGCTATTGGGGCCGGGGCTATCAATCAAGCGGTCAAAGCAATAGCTATCGCCAGAGGGTTTGTAGCTCCGAGCGGAATGGATTTAATCTGCATACCTGCATTTACCGATATTATAATAGATGGGGAAGAGAGGACGGCTATCAAGCTAATAGTAGAGCCGCGGTAA